In Oceanithermus desulfurans, a single window of DNA contains:
- the lon gene encoding endopeptidase La, whose translation MQIPERVPVVPVRGSVIFPTMVMPIDAGRPVSVRAIDAALNGERVVLIVSQRDKEVESPEADDLFTVGTLANILRMRKNPDGSVQMLVQAFARARVRRYESAEGYLTAEVEPIQDVPGDEVEVRALFREVQERFAAILKEGKYLSPDVAQYIQKLEDPSQLADYIAFHMDFKLEDKQKILEMAGVSERLRRVLVLLDAELELIETQRRIQQQVKEEIDRNQREYFLREQMKVIQKELHGEEGEEEVEELRQRIEELNLPENVQKEVDRELGRLARMHPDSAEAAVIRTYLDWIVHLPWNTRTEDNLDIERAKQILEEDHYGLEKVKDRVLEYLAVRKLRYERAKRGEIPAEEVNKGPILLFVGPPGVGKTSIAKSIARALGRKYVRVSLGGVRDESDIRGHRRTYIGAMPGRIIQGLRQAGSKNPVFLLDEVDKMGQSFQGDPAAALLEVLDPAQNKEFTDHYLGVPFDLSEVLFIGTANFPQLIPAPLMDRMELIEFTSYIEQEKLEIAKRYLLPRQLEENGLSKGQVHVTEAALMRLITHYTREAGVRNLEREIGSLLRKAARRILEEGKKRVRITERDLEKYLGPPRYTPETEAREPQVGVATGMYYTPVGGDIMFVEVSIMPGKGQLILTGQLGDVMKESARAALSYAKKNAERFGIELEKFEKSDIHIHVPAGAIPKEGPSAGIAISSALVSALTEVPVRHDVAMTGEITLTGRVLPIGGVREKVLGARRAGIREVILPRRNEPDLRDIPRNLQRDMTFHFVENLDQALDLALVGGLAELEARAKRAKRARARRKKAQPAAQA comes from the coding sequence ATGCAGATACCCGAACGCGTTCCCGTCGTCCCCGTTCGCGGCTCCGTCATCTTTCCGACGATGGTCATGCCCATCGATGCGGGCCGCCCCGTCTCGGTGCGCGCCATCGATGCCGCTTTGAACGGCGAGCGGGTCGTGTTGATCGTCAGCCAGCGCGACAAGGAGGTGGAGTCGCCCGAGGCCGACGACCTCTTCACCGTGGGCACGCTCGCCAACATCCTGCGCATGCGCAAGAACCCCGACGGCTCGGTGCAGATGCTGGTGCAGGCCTTTGCCCGCGCCCGCGTGCGGCGCTACGAGAGCGCCGAGGGCTACCTGACCGCCGAGGTCGAGCCCATCCAGGACGTGCCCGGTGACGAGGTCGAGGTGCGCGCCCTTTTCCGCGAGGTGCAGGAGCGCTTCGCCGCCATCCTCAAGGAGGGCAAGTACCTGAGCCCCGACGTGGCCCAGTACATCCAGAAGCTGGAGGACCCGAGCCAGCTCGCGGACTACATCGCCTTCCATATGGACTTCAAGCTCGAGGACAAGCAGAAGATCCTCGAGATGGCGGGTGTGTCCGAACGCCTGCGGCGGGTGCTGGTGCTCCTCGACGCCGAGCTCGAGCTCATCGAGACCCAGCGCCGCATCCAGCAGCAGGTCAAGGAAGAGATCGACCGCAACCAGCGCGAATACTTCCTGCGCGAGCAGATGAAGGTCATCCAGAAGGAGCTCCATGGCGAGGAAGGCGAAGAAGAGGTCGAGGAGCTGCGCCAACGCATTGAAGAGCTGAACCTTCCTGAGAACGTACAAAAGGAGGTGGACCGCGAGCTCGGCCGCCTGGCGCGGATGCACCCCGACTCGGCCGAGGCCGCGGTGATCCGCACCTACCTCGACTGGATCGTTCACCTGCCCTGGAACACCCGCACCGAAGACAACCTCGACATCGAGCGGGCCAAGCAGATTCTCGAGGAAGACCACTACGGCCTGGAGAAGGTCAAGGACCGGGTGCTCGAGTACCTGGCCGTGCGCAAGCTCCGCTACGAACGCGCCAAGCGCGGCGAGATTCCCGCCGAGGAGGTCAACAAGGGGCCCATCCTGCTCTTCGTCGGTCCGCCGGGCGTGGGCAAGACCTCGATCGCCAAGTCCATCGCCCGGGCGCTGGGGCGCAAGTACGTGCGCGTCAGCCTTGGCGGCGTGCGCGACGAGTCCGACATCCGCGGCCACCGGCGCACCTACATTGGCGCCATGCCCGGCCGCATCATCCAGGGGCTGCGGCAGGCCGGGAGCAAGAACCCCGTCTTCCTCCTCGACGAGGTGGACAAGATGGGGCAGAGCTTCCAGGGCGACCCGGCCGCAGCGCTCCTCGAAGTGCTCGACCCCGCCCAGAACAAGGAGTTCACCGACCACTACCTGGGCGTGCCCTTCGACCTCTCCGAGGTGCTCTTCATTGGTACCGCCAACTTCCCGCAGCTCATCCCCGCGCCGCTGATGGACCGCATGGAGCTGATCGAGTTCACCTCCTACATCGAGCAGGAGAAGCTGGAGATTGCCAAGCGCTACCTGCTGCCGCGGCAGCTCGAAGAGAACGGCCTGAGCAAGGGCCAGGTCCACGTCACCGAGGCGGCGCTGATGCGGCTCATCACCCACTACACCCGTGAGGCGGGCGTGCGCAACCTCGAGCGCGAGATCGGCAGCCTGCTGCGCAAGGCGGCCCGCCGCATCCTCGAGGAGGGCAAGAAGCGGGTCCGCATCACCGAGCGCGACCTCGAGAAGTACCTGGGTCCGCCGCGCTACACCCCCGAGACCGAAGCCCGCGAGCCCCAGGTGGGCGTGGCTACCGGCATGTACTACACCCCCGTTGGCGGCGACATCATGTTCGTCGAGGTGAGCATCATGCCCGGCAAGGGCCAGCTCATCCTCACCGGCCAGCTGGGGGACGTGATGAAGGAGTCGGCCCGGGCGGCGCTCAGCTATGCCAAGAAGAACGCCGAGCGCTTCGGGATCGAGCTCGAGAAGTTCGAGAAGTCCGACATCCACATCCACGTACCTGCCGGCGCCATTCCCAAGGAAGGGCCCTCAGCCGGCATCGCCATCAGCAGCGCATTGGTGAGCGCCCTCACCGAGGTGCCGGTGCGCCACGACGTGGCCATGACCGGAGAGATCACCCTCACCGGTCGGGTGCTGCCCATCGGTGGGGTGCGGGAGAAGGTGCTGGGTGCGCGCCGCGCCGGGATCCGCGAGGTCATCCTGCCGCGCCGCAACGAGCCCGACCTGCGCGACATCCCGCGCAACCTGCAGCGCGACATGACCTTCCACTTCGTCGAGAACCTCGACCAGGCGCTCGATCTGGCCCTGGTGGGCGGGCTCGCCGAGCTGGAAGCCCGTGCCAAGCGGGCCAAGCGCGCCCGCGCGCGCCGGAAGAAGGCCCAGCCCGCCGCCCAGGCGTAA